The nucleotide sequence ATCGCGTCCATCGCAAGATGGGCCAACTGCATGGGATATAAAGCGCGAGAAACCATAAGGTTGCCCCGCTGATCAAATTTTTATGGCGATCTGACACCGATGGAATGGGAATGTGCGGGTTGAGCGTCGCGGGCTCGAACTATCCGCCCCCCTGATTAACCTATGTTAGCGCGATAATTTCCCAGAGCGATATGGTGGGTACCGAATCGTCCGGTTTGCGGTGGCTGTGTTGTCCTCGGTTGAAGACGTCCGAATCCTGATTTGTGAAGACGAATACCTGCTGGCGAGTGGCCTGGCTGCGGATCTGGAAGCCTTGGGCGTGCGCGTGCTTGGCATAGTGGCGCGCGCGGCTGATGGCATTGCCCTACTCGATGAGCTGTCCGACGCAGGCCTGAACGCGGCAATCGTTGACATCCGCCTCTTGGACGGCTCGGCCTTCCCGCTCGTTGAACGCCTCCGCGAAAAGTCGGTTTCTGTCGTGTTTTTCAGCGGCTACTCCGCCGAGGACGTGCCGGACCGCTTCAGCGAGATACCGGTCGTCACCAAACCGGGCCATATTGATGAGCTGATGAGTGCCCTTGAAGTCGCCCGGTCCCAAAGGGCCGCACCCACCGCCTAAAATCTGCAGGATGAGTTCGGGGACTGGGTCCCGCGGCGATAACGCCGCAGGACCCCACATGTTTGGCAGGCCTAGTTCGGCTGCCAGTATTTGGCCAGCGTCGCCGGCGTGTGCATGTTGTTGTAGAGGTATTCCCAGAAGGCTTTGCGCTGCTCGGGCTTGACCGTCTTCCACACCGCGTTCACCGCCATGTCGCCACCGTAATAGGCATAGACGAAGGGCGCGCGGAGGTTGTGGCTGAGGAAGGCCAGGCGCGAGCGCATGGTCACCGGGTCCTGCAGGGTCTTGTCGGCGACAATCGGGACGATTTCGTCCAGCGACATCCCCTGAGCATGCATCATCCAGGCGGCATTGCACCGCATGGCGCTCCGCAGGCGCTGTAGCGCAACGCCAAGCTCGTCTTCCGGACCACTGATCCAGTCGAGAAACTCCATGCCATTGTCAGCAATGCCTTCAAAGAGGGCGGAGCTCGCTGAACTGGTCACCACCTGCGCGCCATCGAGCGGCATTGTACCATCGGCCACGCGGTTCTCGCGGATGTTCATGTGCACCAGGTGCCCGGGGAACACTTCATGCGTCGCGAGGTGTTTCAGTGAGAAACGCGTGTAGGGAAAGTCGAGGTTCAGCAGCACTTTTCGCGTGGGATAGTCGCAATAGGCCGAGAACGGGACCGCGGTGACACCTTCCGGGGTCATGCCTTCATGATCATAGGGATACATGGTGGCGGTGACTCGGGTGCGGGCCTCGGCGATCAACTCGTTGAGAACCGAGAGCACTTCGTCCGTGGGAACGCGAGCCTGCGCTTCGTAGCGCTCAAAATCCTCGGCGAGCGTACCGCCCGTATAGCCGAGCTCATCCAGCTTTTCGCGGATCGTCGTGCGATAGCATTCGATTTCTGCATCCGGAACAAGGGTTTGCGGCACGCGGATCTGGCGGGCGACGCGATCTGCAAATGAGATTGGCGTGCCGT is from Devosia sp. SD17-2 and encodes:
- a CDS encoding response regulator; this translates as MSSVEDVRILICEDEYLLASGLAADLEALGVRVLGIVARAADGIALLDELSDAGLNAAIVDIRLLDGSAFPLVERLREKSVSVVFFSGYSAEDVPDRFSEIPVVTKPGHIDELMSALEVARSQRAAPTA